A part of Melittangium boletus DSM 14713 genomic DNA contains:
- a CDS encoding ATP-binding response regulator — MLPSDFQDMLACVPHGVMRLGADLCVEWVDPDFTLKTDLSVRVGEPVLARLEAGWGRDCLERALREGQGYSGHVLTSGHRRARVHARPCRSGGAPGTWLLFEPSGTDDEVTFAQALQEIAREVSETLDVDSVCKAAVVAVVRCAQVRRAEVYLTEEGQPPRRVAVSDLSMGAAGEDTPEIHSDSFAVALATRQPQIGVRRGPGEGAGSLYAAVPLLSQKRALGLLVLYKEQGPSFSMRELDLWSAAAGQVAVAVQNARLLREAQAALRVREEFMSIASHELKTPLTPLKLTLYSMERRLAQGQPVELSSVIKSKRQVERLAGLVNDLLDVSRLELGRLSLHPAPLEVGHLVAEVVDQFRHAFERPFSLVVPRERIWVRGDRDRLEQVLVNLLENAHKYSPVGEPICVEVEVRAGQAGIHVRDRGIGVPASDQARLFQRFYRAANSSHRHFGGLGLGLFISDSIARLHGGSMSMTSEEGAGSTFTLNLPPMPVSEVRRMPRRVLLLDEDPSQEAVAARVLCAEGFEVLTAHDGVEALRRASSQPVDLVLLSSGAPPTHLGIFLAAFAELPRARPIPIVLAGASRPAWAQPDSARCARPYHDVELLAAVNAVIGPRSEDEKTARGESRALKSVSSLDSSLAP, encoded by the coding sequence ATGCTGCCATCCGACTTCCAGGACATGCTCGCGTGCGTCCCCCACGGGGTGATGCGGCTTGGCGCGGACTTGTGTGTGGAGTGGGTGGACCCGGATTTCACCCTCAAGACGGACCTGTCCGTCCGGGTGGGCGAGCCGGTCCTCGCCCGCTTGGAGGCGGGGTGGGGGCGGGATTGTCTGGAACGGGCCCTGCGCGAGGGTCAGGGTTACTCGGGGCACGTCCTCACCTCGGGCCATCGTCGGGCCCGCGTCCATGCGCGTCCGTGCCGGTCCGGTGGCGCGCCGGGGACCTGGCTGCTCTTCGAGCCTTCTGGCACCGATGACGAGGTGACGTTCGCCCAGGCCCTGCAGGAGATCGCCCGCGAGGTGAGCGAGACGCTGGACGTGGACAGCGTGTGCAAGGCGGCGGTGGTGGCGGTGGTGCGCTGTGCCCAGGTGCGCCGCGCCGAGGTCTACCTCACCGAGGAGGGGCAGCCTCCGCGCCGCGTGGCCGTGTCCGACCTGTCCATGGGGGCCGCCGGGGAGGACACCCCCGAAATCCATAGCGATTCCTTCGCGGTGGCGCTCGCCACCCGGCAGCCGCAGATCGGCGTGCGGCGCGGACCGGGCGAGGGCGCGGGCTCCCTCTACGCCGCGGTGCCGCTGCTGTCCCAGAAGCGGGCGTTGGGCCTGCTCGTGCTCTACAAGGAGCAGGGCCCCTCCTTCTCCATGCGCGAGCTGGACCTGTGGAGCGCCGCGGCGGGGCAGGTGGCGGTGGCGGTGCAGAACGCGCGCCTGTTGCGCGAGGCCCAGGCGGCCCTGCGGGTGCGCGAGGAGTTCATGTCCATCGCCTCGCACGAGCTCAAGACGCCCCTGACGCCGCTCAAGCTCACGCTCTACTCCATGGAGCGGCGGCTCGCCCAGGGCCAGCCGGTGGAGCTCTCCAGCGTCATCAAGTCCAAGCGCCAGGTGGAGCGGCTCGCGGGGCTGGTGAACGATCTGCTGGACGTGTCGCGGCTGGAGCTGGGCCGGCTGTCGTTGCACCCCGCTCCGTTGGAGGTGGGCCATCTGGTGGCCGAGGTGGTGGACCAGTTCCGCCACGCCTTCGAGCGCCCCTTCTCCCTGGTCGTGCCGCGCGAGCGCATCTGGGTGAGGGGAGATCGGGATCGGCTGGAGCAGGTGCTCGTCAACCTGCTGGAGAACGCGCACAAGTACAGTCCCGTGGGCGAGCCCATCTGCGTGGAAGTGGAAGTCCGAGCGGGCCAGGCCGGCATCCATGTGAGGGACCGGGGCATCGGCGTCCCGGCGTCCGACCAGGCGCGCCTCTTCCAGCGCTTCTACCGGGCGGCGAACTCCTCCCACCGCCATTTCGGGGGACTGGGCCTGGGGCTCTTCATCAGTGACTCCATCGCCCGGCTGCACGGAGGCTCCATGTCCATGACGAGCGAGGAGGGAGCGGGGTCCACCTTCACCTTGAATCTGCCTCCCATGCCCGTGAGCGAGGTGCGGCGCATGCCGCGCCGCGTCCTGCTACTCGACGAGGATCCGAGCCAGGAAGCAGTGGCCGCGCGGGTGTTGTGCGCCGAGGGCTTCGAGGTGCTCACCGCCCATGACGGCGTGGAGGCGCTGCGCCGGGCGTCCTCCCAGCCGGTGGATCTGGTGCTGCTGTCGTCGGGTGCGCCTCCCACCCACCTGGGTATCTTCCTGGCGGCGTTCGCGGAGCTGCCGCGTGCCCGGCCCATCCCCATCGTGCTCGCCGGGGCCTCCCGGCCCGCCTGGGCCCAACCAGACTCGGCGCGGTGTGCCCGTCCCTACCACGACGTGGAGTTGCTCGCGGCCGTGAACGCGGTGATTGGACCGAGGTCGGAAGACGAGAAGACGGCGCGGGGGGAGTCTCGCGCCCTCAAGTCGGTCTCCTCCCTCGACTCCAGCCTGGCTCCCTAG
- the queF gene encoding preQ(1) synthase gives MASQPSKDLKTFVNPAPDRDYEIAFDVPEFTCLCPLTGQPDFARFRIRYVPDELCVELKSLKLYMWAYRDEGAFHEKVTNTIADDIVRAIQPRKLTVEGDFFVRGGIGTVVTVTHEKAARSRPAAKKKAATPARRK, from the coding sequence ATGGCCTCCCAACCCTCCAAGGACCTGAAGACCTTCGTCAACCCCGCGCCGGATCGCGACTATGAGATCGCCTTCGACGTGCCGGAGTTCACCTGCCTGTGCCCCCTGACGGGCCAGCCCGACTTCGCGCGCTTCCGCATCCGCTATGTCCCGGATGAGCTGTGCGTGGAGCTCAAGAGCCTCAAGCTCTACATGTGGGCGTACCGCGACGAGGGGGCCTTCCACGAGAAGGTGACCAACACGATCGCCGACGACATCGTGCGGGCCATCCAGCCGCGCAAGCTCACCGTGGAGGGTGACTTCTTCGTGCGCGGCGGCATCGGCACCGTGGTCACCGTCACCCACGAGAAGGCGGCCCGGAGCCGCCCGGCGGCGAAGAAGAAGGCCGCCACGCCCGCGCGCCGCAAGTAG
- a CDS encoding serine/threonine-protein kinase, which yields MAQVYRGLHEMLQREVAIKEMLADPLRDKESVSRFRREALALAAFRHQNIVTLYDLVEKNDVLFMVMEYVDGPTLHELLKEGPLPPEVVASVGARVADALEHAHFRRIVHRDLKPANVMITKAGDVKLMDFGVAKDSTLETLTAQGMAVGTPSYMAPEQVTGAPVDGRTDLFALGVLLYESLTGTRPFQGRSAGEVFARIREGDYKPLHKVAPQVPRPLADIVKRALNVRPEDRFPNAASMRRELESFLSQRMGMSCEAFLVGFLRQREKLTESEALAHLTQEELAVAGGLAKARPPARPWTRWLAAGLIAAGGLGAGLLSTQSYWMDVVQRLTVR from the coding sequence ATGGCCCAGGTGTACCGGGGCCTCCACGAAATGCTGCAGCGCGAGGTGGCCATCAAGGAGATGCTCGCGGATCCCCTGCGGGACAAGGAGTCCGTGTCGCGCTTCCGCCGGGAAGCGCTCGCGCTCGCGGCCTTCCGTCACCAGAACATCGTCACCTTGTACGACCTGGTGGAGAAGAACGACGTCCTCTTCATGGTGATGGAGTACGTGGATGGCCCCACGCTGCACGAGCTCCTCAAGGAAGGGCCCCTGCCGCCCGAGGTGGTCGCCTCCGTGGGGGCCCGTGTCGCGGACGCGTTGGAGCATGCCCACTTCCGCCGCATCGTCCACCGCGACCTCAAGCCCGCCAACGTGATGATCACCAAGGCGGGGGACGTGAAGCTGATGGACTTCGGCGTGGCCAAGGACTCGACGCTGGAGACGCTCACCGCGCAGGGCATGGCGGTGGGGACGCCCTCGTACATGGCGCCCGAGCAGGTGACGGGCGCGCCCGTGGACGGACGCACGGACCTGTTCGCGCTCGGGGTGTTGCTCTACGAGTCGCTGACGGGAACGCGCCCCTTCCAGGGCCGCAGCGCGGGCGAGGTGTTCGCGCGCATCCGCGAGGGCGACTACAAGCCGCTGCACAAGGTGGCGCCCCAGGTGCCCCGGCCGCTCGCGGACATCGTCAAGCGCGCCTTGAACGTGCGGCCCGAGGACCGCTTCCCCAACGCCGCCTCCATGCGGCGCGAGCTGGAGTCCTTCCTGTCCCAGCGCATGGGCATGTCCTGCGAGGCGTTCCTCGTGGGCTTCCTGCGCCAGCGCGAGAAGCTCACCGAGAGCGAGGCCCTCGCCCACCTCACCCAGGAGGAGCTGGCCGTGGCCGGAGGGCTCGCGAAGGCGCGGCCACCGGCGAGGCCCTGGACGCGTTGGCTCGCGGCCGGGCTGATCGCCGCCGGGGGCCTGGGTGCCGGACTGCTCTCCACCCAGTCATACTGGATGGACGTCGTGCAGCGGCTGACCGTGCGCTGA
- a CDS encoding response regulator: MSTILVVEDEFDVQQIVADVLRDEGHEVFVCGTGREALQRLSEFRPDLVLMDVMLPIFSGLQVLDVMRKTPGLDSVPVVLMSEAEPRGVQPGHWQFFLKKPFRLEHLLDAVARFVGPVMLT, encoded by the coding sequence GTGAGCACCATCCTGGTCGTGGAGGACGAGTTCGACGTGCAGCAGATCGTGGCGGACGTGCTGCGCGACGAGGGCCATGAGGTGTTCGTCTGTGGCACCGGGCGTGAAGCGCTCCAGCGCCTGAGCGAGTTCCGGCCGGATCTCGTCCTCATGGACGTGATGCTGCCCATCTTCTCCGGACTGCAGGTCCTGGACGTGATGCGCAAGACGCCGGGACTGGACTCCGTGCCGGTCGTCCTCATGAGCGAGGCCGAGCCCCGGGGCGTCCAGCCCGGCCACTGGCAGTTCTTCCTCAAGAAGCCCTTCCGGCTCGAGCATCTGCTCGACGCCGTGGCCCGCTTCGTGGGCCCGGTGATGCTGACGTGA